The Vicia villosa cultivar HV-30 ecotype Madison, WI linkage group LG1, Vvil1.0, whole genome shotgun sequence genome includes a region encoding these proteins:
- the LOC131643342 gene encoding uncharacterized protein LOC131643342 gives MLPTVTKGRSSSSLSSSSSRPNSTLLPYLRRIIKWQQMDVEYTFWQMLHLCTSPKVVYQHTKYHKQTKNQWARDDPAFVVICSLLLAVATLAYCAAYDHSSGHALFVVFSVLLFHFLLTGIFLATFCWFLTNSYLREEAPNSYVVEQRVEWMYAFDVHCNSFFPMFVLLYVIHYFLSPLLVAHGFIPELLSNLLFMVGASYYHYLNFLGYDVLPFLERTTFFLYPIGVVIVLSPILILSGFNPSRYFMNIYFSRQI, from the exons ATGTTACCAACAGTAACCAAAGGACGTTCTTCTTCCTCTCTATCTTCATCCTCTTCCAGACCTAATTCCACTCTTCTTCCTTACCTCCGCAGAATTATCAAG TGGCAACAAATGGATGTTGAATACACTTTTTGGCAAATGCTTCATCTATGTACGTCACCAAAAGTTGT CTATCAGCATACAAAATATCACAAGC AAACCAAGAACCAATGGGCACGCGATGACCCTGCATTTGTTGTGATCTGCAGCCTTCTTTTGGCTGTTGCAACTTTGGCTTATTGTGCAGC GTATGACCATAGTTCTGGCCATGCACTTTTTGTTGTCTTCTCAGTGTTGCTTTTCCATTTTCTATTGACTGGCATATTTCTGGCAACTTTTTGTTG GTTTCTAACTAATTCTTATCTTCGAGAAGAGGCTCCAAACAGTTATGTGGTTGAACAGCGTGTTGAATG GATGTATGCATTTGATGTTCACTGCAACTCTTTCTTCCCAATGTTTGTTTTGCTATATG TGATCCATTATTTTCTATCTCCTCTATTGGTGGCTCATGGCTTCATTCCAGAACTGCTATCAAATCTATTATTCATGGTGGGAGCTTCATACTACCATTATCTAAATTTCTTAGGTTATGATG TTCTGCCCTTTTTGGAGAGGACCACCTTTTTTCTGTATCCAATTGGTGTAGTAATTGTTCTTTCTCCCATAT TGATTTTGAGTGGCTTCAATCCGTCTAGATACTTTATGAACATATACTTCAGCCGGCAAATATGA
- the LOC131643341 gene encoding probable cinnamyl alcohol dehydrogenase: protein MGSLDVAERTTVGLAATDPSGILTPYTYTLRNTGPDDVYIKIHYCGVCHSDLHQIKNDLGMSNYPMVPGHEVVGEVLEVGSNVSRFSVGEIVGVGLLVGCCKNCRACDSDIEQYCNKKIWSYNDVYTDGKITQGGFAETTVVEQKFVVKIPEGLAPEQAAPLLCAGVTVYSPLAHFGLKQSGLRGGILGLGGVGHMGVKVAKALGHHVTVISSSDKKKKEAIEDLGADNYVVSSDTPAMQEIADSLDYIIDTVPVGHPLEPYLALLKVDGKLILMGVINTPLQFVTPMVMLGRKTITGSFVGSVKETEEMLEFWKEKGLTSMIEIVTMDYINKAFERLEKNDVRYRFVVDVKGSKLEQ, encoded by the exons atGGGTAGCCTTGACGTTGCTGAAAGAACAACAGTTGGATTGGCTGCAACTGACCCTTCCGGAATTCTAACTCCCTATACTTACACTCTTAG AAACACAGGACCAGATGATGTTTACATCAAAATTCATTACTGTGGAGTTTGCCATTCTGATCTTCACCAAATCAAAAATGATCTTGGCATGTCCAATTATCCCATGGTTCCCGG gCATGAAGTGGTTGGTGAGGTACTAGAGGTGGGTTCAAATGTTAGCAGATTCAGTGTAGGAGAAATTGTGGGAGTTGGACTTCTTGTTGGTTGTTGCAAAAACTGCAGGGCTTGTGATTCCGATATTGAACAATATTGTAACAAGAAGATCTGGTCTTACAATGATGTGTATACAGACGGAAAAATCACTCAGGGTGGTTTCGCCGAAACAACCGTGGTTGAACAGAA GTTTGTTGTGAAAATTCCAGAGGGATTGGCACCAGAGCAAGCTGCACCATTGTTATGTGCTGGTGTGACAGTGTACAGTCCACTTGCACATTTTGGGCTGAAACAAAGTGGGCTAAGAGGTGGAATATTGGGCCTGGGAGGTGTAGGACACATGGGGGTGAAAGTAGCAAAAGCATTGGGTCACCATGTTACTGTGATAAGCTCTtctgataagaagaagaaagaagcaattGAGGATCTTGGAGCTGACAATTATGTTGTTAGCTCAGACACCCCTGCCATGCAAGAAATTGCTGATTCACTTGACTATATTATTGATACTGTTCCTGTTGGTCACCCTCTTGAGCCTTATCTTGCTTTGCTTAAAGTTGATGGAAAATTGATCTTGATGGGTGTTATTAATACCCCTCTTCAATTTGTTACACCTATGGTCATGCTAG GGAGGAAGACAATTACTGGAAGCTTTGTTGGAAGTGTGAAGGAGACAGAGGAGATGTTGGAGTTTTGGAAAGAGAAGGGTTTAACCTCCATGATTGAAATTGTGACAATGGATTACATAAACAAAGCTTTTGAAAGATTGGAGAAGAATGATGTGAGGTATAGGTTTGTTGTGGATGTGAAAGGAAGTAAACTTGAGCAGTGA